In the genome of Raphanus sativus cultivar WK10039 chromosome 4, ASM80110v3, whole genome shotgun sequence, one region contains:
- the LOC108852284 gene encoding dirigent protein 24 — protein MAKAFSLTILTFLLISSNVYSARLLDEVQPQTQLVPVIPAEEDEDPPVVTTQSPIPNPLPGPATGGHVPVLEFFMHDVLGGSHPSARVVTGIVAQTEVNGIPFSKSNNNIFPVDNAVPLVNANDINNIINPNTAPLLTGLSGSQANTVIQNTNGNSQGSLSSNNLPFVTAGQLPPAAALQQLMFGTITVVDDELTEGHELGSAIIGRAQGFYIASSLDGTSQTLSLTVLFHGEHDHHDTLDDAISFFGVHRTASHASHIAVVGGTGKFEHAKGYAVVETLHNQEDQHVTDGRDTILHFSIYLTYYKLEE, from the coding sequence atggCTAAAGCTTTTAGCCTAACGATCTTGACCTTCCTCTTGATATCCTCTAATGTTTACTCCGCTAGACTTCTCGATGAGGTCCAACCTCAGACGCAACTAGTCCCTGTCATACCGGCAGAGGAGGATGAGGATCCACCAGTCGTAACAACACAATCTCCAATACCAAATCCCCTCCCAGGACCGGCCACTGGCGGACATGTGCCGGTCCTAGAGTTCTTTATGCATGACGTGCTAGGAGGGTCACATCCGTCAGCACGTGTAGTCACTGGGATAGTAGCACAAACGGAAGTGAACGGAATACCATTCTCAAAATCCAACAACAACATTTTTCCAGTAGATAACGCTGTACCGCTTGTGAACGCAAACgatataaacaatataataaaccCAAACACGGCTCCACTCCTTACAGGACTAAGTGGCTCTCAAGCCAACACCGTTATACAAAACACTAACGGTAACTCTCAAGGATCCCTCAGCTCCAACAACCTTCCTTTTGTAACCGCAGGTCAACTCCCTCCCGCAGCTGCTCTTCAGCAGCTCATGTTCGGTACCATCACCGTGGTCGATGATGAGCTCACCGAGGGTCATGAACTAGGTTCTGCGATTATTGGAAGAGCACAAGGGTTTTATATAGCTAGTTCTTTGGACGGAACTAGCCAGACACTTTCCTTGACCGTGTTGTTTCATGGAGAGCATGATCATCACGACACGCTCGATGATGCCATCAGCTTCTTTGGAGTCCATAGGACTGCTTCTCATGCCTCGCATATAGCTGTTGTGGGTGGGACTGGGAAGTTCGAGCATGCTAAAGGGTATGCTGTCGTGGAGACACTGCACAACCAGGAAGACCAACATGTTACTGATGGTCGTGATACTATTCTCCATTTCAGCATTTATCTTACCTACTACAAACTTGAAGAGTAA
- the LOC108852285 gene encoding uncharacterized protein LOC108852285, translating to MADSSSASYIHMVHHMIEKCLIFNMNKEECVEALSKHANITPVITSTVWKELEKENKEFFKAYEERQSKQEQMSEEETNQLIQKIISDSSKESDD from the exons ATGGCTGATTCTTCTTCTGCTTCCTACATTCACATG gTGCACCACATGATAGAGAAATGTTTAATCTTCAACATGAACAAAGAAGAGTGCGTGGAAGCTCTCTCTAAGCATGCAAATATCACTCCTGTCATCACCTCTACTG TTTGGAAGGAGCTGGAGAAAGAGAACAAGGAGTTCTTCAAGGCCTACGAAGAGAGGCAAAGCAAACAAGAGCAAATGTCGGAAGAAGAGACAAACCAGTTGATCCAGAAGATAATATCGGACTCATCTAAAGAATCCGACGACTGA
- the LOC108849008 gene encoding photosystem I assembly factor PSA3, chloroplastic: MVVVTHLSTSFHQISPSFFHLRLRSIPAASSLPKRGGGGGGGGFALSIRAYIEKPNSISSFANTVIGSLPVIGLLARILSDEGGVGRDLVDFAEFRKRVGNKCAPSDSRAFYEFQQRRGKAGEPLYVLLCCWVAAVGAGLLKSEEILEGVTRVSISNDLEFEEQNFIALMTEARQRRAKLNVAAPTIPMELRVEKALEGIYACCFRRGVIEEEDEKLLLVMLTAVFPSVDKSEIDRIIKEKAKRVAEGGEEENLAEPKRLPKEAIQMQMKDLEFLQQQSIES; encoded by the exons ATGGTGGTCGTCACACACCTCTCCACTTCCTTCCACCAAATCTCCCCTTCCTTCTTCCACCTCCGCCTCCGTAGTATCCCCGCCGCTTCCTCTCTCCCCAAacgcggcggcggcggcggaggaggaggattcGCGTTGTCGATCAGAGCGTACATAGAGAAACCGAACTCCATCTCAAGCTTCGCCAACACAGTCATCGGTTCCCTCCCGGTCATCGGACTCCTCGCGAGGATCCTCAGCGACGAAGGCGGCGTCGGGAGAGACCTCGTCGACTTCGCCGAGTTTAGGAAACGAGTCGGGAATAAATGCGCGCCTAGTGATTCTAGAGCTTTCTATGAGTTTCAACAGCGAAGAGGCAAG GCAGGAGAACCTTTGTATGTGCTTCTTTGCTGTTGGGTTGCTGCAGTAGGTGCAGGGCTTCTCAAATCTGAAGAGATCCTCGAAGGTGTTACGAGGGTTAGCATTTCAAATGATCTCGAGTTTGAAGAACAGAACTTTATTGCTTTGATGACTGAAGCTAGACAG AGAAGGGCAAAGTTGAACGTTGCAGCGCCAACAATTCCTATGGAACTAAGAGTCGAGAAGGCTCTTGAAGGTATATATGCTTGTTGCTTCCGGAGGGGAGTTATTGAGGAGGAAGATGAGAAGCTTCTTCTGGTGATGTTAACCGCGGTTTTCCCCTCTGTTGACAAGTCTGAGATAGATAGAATCATCAAAGAGAAGGCAAAGAGGGTTgcagaaggaggagaagaagagaatctGGCCGAGCCGAAACGGCTGCCTAAAGAAGCTATTCAAATGCAAATGAAGGATCTTGAGTTCCTTCAACAACAAAGCATAGAATCTTAA
- the LOC108848233 gene encoding beta-hexosaminidase 1, with translation MALNHLLLLLLLILLSLSITITSSSSPVTANHDSPPYLWPLPAEFTSGEETLSVDPSLSLTVAGNGGGSPIVRAAFDRYTGMIFKHAYNRASSLLTRIRFLSVVEYDITSLKIIVHSDSEELQLGVDESYSLMVSKKNDQSIVGAATIEANTVYGALRGLETFSQLCAFDYLTKSVQIYKAPWFIQDKPRFKYRGLLIDTSRHYLPIDVIKQIIESMSFAKLNVLHWHIVDEQSFPLETPTYPNLWKGAYSRWERYTVEDASEIVRFAKMRGINVMAELDVPGHAESWGTGYPDLWPSPSCREPLDVTKNFTFDVISGILTDMRKIFPFEFFHLGGDEVNTDCWKNTTHVKEWLQGRNFTSKDAYKYFVLRAQQIAISKNWTPVNWEETFSSFGKYLDPRTVVQNWLVSDICQKAVAKGFRCIFSNQGYWYLDHLDVPWDQVYNTEPLNGIHDPSQQKLVIGGEVCMWGETADTSVVLQTIWPRAAAAAERMWSTREAVSKGNITLTALPRLHYFRCLLNNRGVPAAPVDNWYARRPPSGPGSCYAQ, from the exons ATGGCACtaaatcatcttcttcttcttcttcttctgatacTCCTCTCATTATCCATCACCAtcacttcatcttcttctcctgtCACTGCTAACCACGACTCTCCTCCATATCTATGGCCTTTACCGGCGGAATTTACCTCCGGAGAAGAAACCCTCTCGGTGGATCCTTCCCTTTCTCTAACCGTAGCTGGAAACGGCGGCGGATCTCCGATCGTTAGAGCTGCATTCGACAGGTACACGGGGATGATCTTCAAGCACGCTTATAACAGAGCTTCTTCTCTCTTGACGAGAATCAGGTTCCTGAGTGTGGTTGAGTATGATATCACTTCTCTCAAGATCATTGTTCACTCAGATTCTGAAGAG CTTCAATTGGGTGTGGATGAGAGTTATTCATTGATGGTGTCTAAAAAGAATGATCAATCTATTGTTGGAGCTGCCACCATTGAG GCTAATACTGTGTATGGTGCTCTTAGAGGATTGGAG ACGTTTAGCCAGTTGTGTGCTTTTGATTATCTGACCAAATCTGTGCAAATATATAAAGCACCCTGGTTTATTCAAGATAAACCTAGATTCAAGTACCGTGGTCTGCTGATAG ATACATCAAGACATTATCTACCAATTGATGTTATCAAGCAGATCATTGAGTCTATGTCCTTTGCTAAACTT AACGTCCTGCATTGGCACATTGTAGATGAACAATCCTTTCCTCTTGAAACGCCTACGTATCCTAATCTGTGGAAAGGAGCTTATTCGAGATGGGAACGTTATACAGTTGAGGATGCCTCTGAGATTGTCAG GTTTGCCAAAATGAGAG GTATTAACGTCATGGCTGAACTAGATGTCCCTGGCCATGCTGAATCATG GGGAACTGGTTATCCTGATCTTTGGCCGTCTCCTTCTTGCCGAGAGCCCCTTGACGTCACTAAAAACTTTACATTCGATGTGATCTCTGGCATTTTGACAG ATATGAGAAAGATATTCCCATTTGAGTTTTTCCACTTGGGCGGTGATGAAGTAAATACAG ATTGCTGGAAGAACACAACTCATGTCAAGGAATG GCTTCAGGGTCGCAACTTCACTTCTAAGGATGCATATAAGTACTTTGTACTCAGAGCTCAACAGATAGCAATATCTAAAAACTGGACACCTGTCAACTG GGAAGAAACATTCAGTTCATTTGGAAAATATCTTGATCCACGGACCGTGGTGCAAAACTG GCTAGTATCTGATATATGTCAAAAGGCAGTAGCAAAAGGATTCAGATGTATTTTCAGTAACCAAGGATATTGGTACCTCGACCATCTAGATGTCCCCTGGGACCAGGTTTACAATACCGAGCCTCTGAATGGAATCCATGACCCTTCTCAGCAAAAGCTTGTGATTGGTGGAGAAGTTTGCATGTGGGGTGAAACAGCTGATACATCCGTTGTGCTTCAGACAATTTGGCCTAGAGCTGCAGCAGCTGCAG AACGGATGTGGAGCACTAGAGAGGCTGTGTCAAAGGGAAACATAACGTTAACCGCATTGCCTCGTTTACACTACTTCAGATGTTTACTGAATAACCGTGGGGTTCCAGCAGCTCCAGTTGATAACTGGTATGCACGAAGACCACCCTCTGGACCTGGCTCTTGCTATGCTCAGTGA
- the LOC108854657 gene encoding protein-tyrosine-phosphatase MKP1, which yields MVGREDATGNEEPPPPPGSKRMFWRSASWSASRTASSQPPDTDQHLTIPSGQQSRRCGAAPPLTPRSHHHNKARACLPPLQPLSISRRSLDEWPKAGSDDVGEWPHPPTTPSGCGGERLKLDLSSTQNRASDKSSGLVKREKIACFDKECSKVAEHIYVGGDAVAKDKEILKNNGITHVLNCVGFICPEYHKSDFCYRSLWLRDSPSEDITSILYDVFDYFEDVREQRGRIFVHCCQGVSRSTSLVIAYLMWREGQSFDDAFHYVKSARGIADPNMGFACQLLQCQKRVHAFPLSPTSLLRMYKMSPHSPYDPLHLVPKLLNDPCPASLDSRGAFILQLPSAIYIWVGRSCEGIMERDAKAAVCQIARYEKVEAPVMVVREGEEPGYYWDAFASILPSMIASDSSSSVVVKGERRVESYNLDFEIFQKAIEGGFVPTLASSNNEHETHLPARENSWSSLKCKFASRFERGFRYVSKTSLSRVYSDSMMIVHALGSPSSSTTTASSDSASVCTTSNPSSRKSFSQRPSSIPPPLILPKFSSLSLLPSQTSSTEPSPGRKAPPPSLAERRGRSLKQPGLADSNKGTAGFTSNDIVFNLEGGVRKGDPNPLSDCNEGTVVDSDLPQQEMDESGSGDLEKALLACRWPSMEMITELRRAYLDSESVIAILLPSEDDDHVGETSSRILYIWIGKSFSFDVDSVENLDWVQIGEAILSQMDLPEDTPVKIVKEAEDQTEFLALLSAL from the exons ATGGTGGGAAGAGAGGATGCGACGGGGAACGaggaacctcctcctcctcctggttCCAAAAGAATGTTCTGGCGTTCAGCTTCCTGGTCTGCTTCACGTACCGCATCATCACAACCTCCCGATACTGACCAACATCTAACCATTCCCTCTGGGCAGCAGAGTCGTAGATGCGGCGCAGCTCCTCCTTTAACACCTCGCTCGCATCATCACAACAAGGCTAGAGCTTGTTTGCCTCCACTCCAACCTCTTTCCATTTCGAGAAGAAGCTTAGACGAATGGCCTAAAGCAGGTTCAGACGACGTCGGCGAATGGCCTCATCCACCAACAACCCCTAGCGGCTGCGGTGGCGAGAGGTTGAAGCTCGACTTATCGTCAACGCAGAACCGAGCCTCGGATAAAAGCTCTGGTCTAGTCAAAAGGGAGAAGATCGCTTGCTTCGATAAAGAATGCTCCAAGGTCGCTGAACACATCTATGTTGGTGGTGACGCTGTTGCTAAAGACAAGGAGATACTAAAGAACAACGGAATCACGCATGTTCTCAACTGCGTTGGTTTCATCTGTCCTGAATATCACAAATCAGATTTTTGTTACCGGTCGCTCTGGCTGCGAGACAGTCCTTCTGAGGACATAACCAGCATCCTCTACGACGTCTTCGATTACTTCGAAGACGTCAGGGAGCAGAGAGGAAGGATCTTTGTCCACTGCTGCCAAGGCGTCTCGCGGTCCACCTCCTTGGTGATAGCCTACCTCATGTGGAGGGAAGGGCAGAGCTTCGACGACGCGTTTCACTACGTGAAGTCGGCTAGAGGCATAGCTGATCCCAACATGGGGTTCGCTTGTCAGCTGTTGCAGTGCCAGAAGCGTGTCCACGCTTTCCCTCTCAGCCCCACTTCTTTGCTTAGGATGTACAAGATGTCTCCTCATTCTCCTTACGATCCTCTCCATCTAGTTCCAAAGCTCCTCAACGATCCCTGCCCGGCGTCTCTGGACTCCAGAGGCGCCTTCATCTTGCAGCTCCCTTCCGCGATCTACATTTGGGTCGGGAGGAGCTGCGAAGGGATCATGGAGAGAGATGCGAAAGCCGCGGTGTGTCAGATCGCGAGGTACGAGAAAGTGGAAGCTCCTGTCATGGTGGTTAGAGAAGGAGAGGAGCCTGGTTACTACTGGGACGCGTTCGCGAGCATTTTGCCTTCTATGATTGCTTcagactcttcttcttctgttgttGTTAAAGGGGAGAGGAGAGTTGAATCTTATAATCTTGATTTCGAGATTTTTCAGAAAGCCATCGAAGGAGGCTTTGTGCCGACTCTAGCGTCGTCAAACAACGAGCACGAGACTCATCTTCCTGCTAGGGAGAACAGCTGGAGCTCGCTCAAGTGCAAGTTTGCTTCGAGGTTTGAGAGAGGGTTTCGTTACGTCTCCAAGACGTCACTCTCGAGAGTCTACTCTGACTCTATGATGATTGTTCATGCATTAGGCTCACcttcatcatcaacaacaacagCTTCTTCTGATTCTGCTTCTGTGTGCACAACATCAAATCCTAGTAGCAGAAAGAGTTTTTCACAGAGACCATCTTCTATTCCACCGCCTTTGATACTGCCCAAGTTCTCAAGCCTGTCTCTCCTTCCTTCCCAGACTTCTTCTACTGAACCATCGCCAGGTAGGAaggctcctcctccttctcttgcCGAGCGTAGAGGCAGGTCTCTGAAGCAGCCAGGTTTAGCTGATTCAAACAAAGGCACAGCTGGTTTCACTAGTAATGACATTGTATTCAACTTGGAGGGTGGTGTTAGAAAAGGTGATCCAAATCCATTAAGTGATTGCAACGAGGGAACTGTAGTAGATTCAGATTTGCCACAGCAGGAAATGGATGAATCAGGGAGTGGGGACTTGGAGAAGGCATTATTAGCATGTAGGTGGCCAAGTATGGAGATGATTACAGAACTGAGGAGAGCTTACTTAGATTCAGAATCTGTTATAGCAATTCTGTTGCCAAGTGAGGATGATGATCATGTAGGAGAAACCAGTAGTAGGATTTTGTACATTTGGATAGGAAAGTCATTCTCTTTTGATGTAGACAGTGTGGAGAATCTTGATTGGGTACAGATTGGTGAAGCCATTTTGTCTCAGATGGACTTGCCAGAAGATACCCCTGTGAAG ATAGTTAAAGAAGCTGAGGATCAAACTGAGTTTCTTGCTCTGCTAAGTGCGCTATAG
- the LOC108848606 gene encoding 60S ribosomal protein L23a-2, with amino-acid sequence MAPAKVDVTKKADPKAKALKAAKAVKSGQIIKKKVKKIRTKVTFHRPKTLTKARDPKYPRISATPRNKLDHYGILKYPLTTESAMKKIEDNNTLVFIVDIRADKKKIKDAVKKMYDIQTKKVNTLIRPDGTKKAYVRLTPDYDALDVANKIGII; translated from the exons ATGGCTCCAGCTAAAG TTGATGTAACCAAGAAGGCTGACCCAAAGGCCAAGGCCTTGAAAGCTGCGAAAGCGGTGAAATCAGGGCAAATCATtaagaagaaggtgaagaagatcAGGACAAAGGTGACATTCCACAGGCCAAAGACATTGACAAAGGCTAGAGACCCCAAGTACCCACGCATCAGTGCAACTCCAAGGAACAAGTTGGACCATTACGGAATCCTCAAGTACCCACTCACCACCGAGTCTGCCATGAAGAAGATCGAAGACAACAACACCTTGGTCTTTATTGTTGATATCCGTGCtgacaagaagaagatcaaagatGCTGTCAAGAAGATGTATGACATTCAGACCAAGAAAGTCAACACACTCATCAG GCCTGATGGAACGAAGAAGGCGTACGTGAGATTGACTCCTGATTATGATGCTTTGGACGTTGCTAACAAAATTGGAATCATCTAA
- the LOC108851959 gene encoding uncharacterized protein LOC108851959 → MSNHQTTPVLKQLEPWCELKDKVVLLTGASSGIGREVCLDLGKAGCKIIAAARRVDRLESLCSEINSLSPTGIKLAAPLELDVSSDPATIQKAVKQAWDIFGKIDVLINNAGIRGNVKTCLDLSEDEWDRVFRTNLTGPWLVSKYVCSLMRGAKRGGSVINVSSVAGLHRGMLFGGVAYACSKSGVDTMTRMMAIELGVYNIRVNSIAPGLLNSEITQGLMQKEWLKKVNERTIPLKVQQTVDPGITSLVRYLIHDSSRYVSGNIYILDSGATIPGLPIFSSL, encoded by the exons ATGAGCAATCATCAAACGACG CCGGTGTTGAAGCAACTAGAGCCATGGTGTGAGCTTAAAGACAAAGTGGTTCTTCTGACCGGAGCTTCTTCTGGTATAGGAAGAGAGGTCTGTCTCGATCTGGGCAAAGCTGGCTGTAAGATTATCGCAGCAGCTCGCCGTGTAGATCGTCTCGAATCTCTCTGCTCTGAAATCAACAGCCTAAGTCCAACCGGAATCAAATTAGCCGCACCGCTCGAGCTAGACGTTTCATCAGACCCAGCCACCATTCAAAAAGCTGTCAAACAAGCTTGGGACATCTTCGGAAAGATAGATGTGTTGATCAACAACGCCGGAATAAGAGGCAATGTCAAGACGTGTTTAGACTTGTCTGAAGACGAATGGGACAGAGTCTTCAGAACCAACTTAACCGGACCTTGGTTAGTATCCAAATACGTCTGCAGTTTAATGCGAGGCGCTAAACGCGGTGGCTCGGTGATAAACGTCTCGTCGGTCGCCGGTCTCCACCGCGGTATGTTGTTCGGTGGAGTCGCATATGCTTGTTCGAAAAGCGGCGTTGACACCATGACGAGGATGATGGCTATTGAGTTAGGTGTGTACAACATAAGGGTGAACTCTATTGCACCGGGGCTTCTTAATTCAGAGATCACTCAAGGTCTTATGCAAAAAGAGTGGCTGAAGAAAGTGAACGAGAGGACTATACCGTTGAAGGTGCAACAGACCGTGGATCCTGGAATTACCTCGCTGGTTCGCTATCTCATTCACGACTCTTCTCGGTATGTCTCCGGAAATATATACATTCTTGACTCTGGAGCTACAATACCTGGCCTGCccattttttcttctctttga